The genomic region GGCAGGCTAGTGAATTATCCCACTGTTCATTCAcgaggtggtgtacctcagttCTCTCTCTTGTACAACAGACTAGGTTTGTAATGGTTTTTCTGCTGTGCCAAGCTTTAAGGTTTTTCACAGGTAATAGTGGAGAGGCAGTATTACCATGAAACCTTTGACATGAGATTTGCTTTCAATTACCATTTCTAGCTTGCTTAAAATTTCCCCCCTAAAATCCTACACATTATCCATTATTACAGGATTACTCACTAGCATTAATCGCACGGTTTAACATAGTGAGTTTGATTACTCCGAGCCACCTCAAGGCTCAGTGTTGCTGACATTGCTTTTTTGTACATTTCACCCCCGTTTTTGCTTCAGAGATACATTGTCTTTACTTTTTGTTCCCCTTCTACAGTTCTTAGCTGCTATTTATTACCAAAAAAGGATCCAGAATCTCTTCCCATTCTCCCAATTCTAGCTGCCCCAGCCAGGATCACATTCTCTGGTTCCTATTTAAAAAGATATTAAAcgctattaaaaacaaacaaaaaaccccaaatatggAAGGTACCCaaaagggttaaatgctaaataccaaagCCACATCACACTAGCTATATCTGGCACAAGGATCTGTCAGTGTTGCAACTTTGAACGAGAGATTCAAATGGAGTTTTGGCAGCAGTTTCTTCTTTATTTAAGAACAAAAACCAAAGCAAGTTACGAACAGGATTTTACAAGCCAGGAGTGTTGGTTTAGGTCCTTAAAGTCTTACATAATTACACCCCCACAAATTCTCTTTTGCCTAACACTCCTTGCACTGCTATCATTTTTATGCAACTGTACCCAAATTACATTCCCATCTTGTAGAATCAGAGGCAGTCAAGTTCTAGTAGAAACCCCTTACATTTCTTTAGTGACTTTGATTAAATCATATTTACAAGCCATTCCTgggggaaaagggcccattttccttcAGAATAGCTGTGAAAGCTTCTGGAGACAAAAACACAGTGGTGATAGTAGCCACCTGACCCCCTTCCATAAACATTGGTTATTTTGGGGTTGGtctgtctcagtctctcctgttgaagccattTCACTTTGGGCCAGAGACCACAAAAATGACTCTAAAGaccagtagttagggcactcaccttggAGATGAGCGAGTCAGATTCCATTCCCTGATCCAACGAATGTTTaacatcaattaaaaaaaaatatcttcaTTTGTCATCAGCCAAGAGGGATAAAGAAAAACATAGTCAAACTTATGAAGTGGGGAGAGTTATGCTGGGATCCTGATTATTTCAATAAGTGCTTGTCACAGGGTCACTCACCAcactggtgcctcctgctggccattttgggaattagctctggtcAGCAGGTGTGTCCTTGGCTGGTGGTGGCTGTCCCGTCCTTGTCTCCACCTGCAGTCCCACTGCAGTTCCAGTCTCATTGCCTCTGCTTTGTggcacagccctccagctgtgtcacaatccaggtttccccccttccggGGTGGGACTCCTTCTGCAACAGTCTAGCCACTCCTTGCAGCAGCTCAGCAGTCCATAGCCTGGCCGCTTCTTCAGCggcgagtgggggagggggagatcctGGCCCGCCCACTACTCTCGGTCCCTGTTGAGGGACTCTAAACAACAGCTTCCCACTGCCCCTCCTTTCTTTTTCCACCAATCTGTCTCAATtccttgggccacttccctgcagccccgcccccagcaccttTGGCTCCTGGCTCTGGCTCCTTCACCTTCTTCCCAAGGCCTCAGGCCTGCAAATCCCAGCAGCGCTAGTCACCGTGCTAGTCTCTGAAGCCTTCTAGAAAGCTGGTCCTCTCCCTTAGACTTCCTGCAGTAGACTGACTGGTTCTGGCCTGCAGCTTCTTTTTATATGGGctggctgggccctgactggctgGTCTAGCCGTCATCGTAATTGGCTGTAGCCACTGCCCTATTGGCTGTTTCCTTGCAGCCCTCCAGTCTGTTGGAAACCCGGGAGAtgggcaggcagagcccacccacTATTAAAGGacctcccccagcctaaggagaggatccacaAGGTCCGGGATCTCAATTAAGTACAGGGGACAACTAAAGATATAACAGGGACGGGAGTGAGGTCACAGGGCTAAATGAAGGGAACCGGACGGAGATACTGaacagagaaccccggacagcacccactgctcctcgaaggtgtcaaaGGAGCCagtccagaggaactctgcccagatgcgTGAGACCAGGGAGGAGCAGAAGTAGGCCCCAGAGTCACAGAGCACCCCCTCATCCACCATTCTCTTCCTGGTGGTGTAAATGGCTACTTTGGCTAGTGCCAGAAGGGTGACAAGGAGGTCTCACGACTTAGTGGGGCCACAATAGGATGTGCAAAGATGAACAAGTGTGAGGGGAAGTGCAGACAGAACCTCAGCAGGAGGTTTTGgaggagccggaataggggctgcaacctggcactcTCCAGGTatacgtgcgccagggtctccctcacgccgcagaaggcaCAGGTGTCCAGCATGGGGGTGAACCGTGCCAAGAACATGCCCATGCTCACAgccccatgaaggagccaccaactgataTACCTGGCGGGCCTTGGGACCAgcgtggagtacaggctggcccaccagaGTGCCTCACCCTCCAGCGGCATTGCAGTCCTCCAGAGTGAGTTTTAACCCCATCAGAGCCAGTGTAACGCAGACATCCGGTCACAGTGCTCATTTCTGCTGCTGACAAAACCTTCTGAAACagatcagttttttaaaaaaatcttcttaaTTTGATCCACCCACAGGAGAAAGTGTCTCCCCTACACTGGATTTTCGGGTCCCACGCATAGAACAACTATATGCAGACTTTTAATCCCCCATGGCTCATAGATGTGTTAATTATCCCTATTTTCCTTATTAAAGAGACCAGTAGTCTGTAGACAGGTGGACAAGTGGTTCCATGACAGTGTTCAGTATCAAGTGAACTCTGTTTTCCAGGTGCTAATCCCGTAGAAGCACTTTGTCATTGTGATAaagtggggggagcggggggagaaaagctcccttttatggacacacagccagtcagtagcTATCCTGTAGAATCCTCCTTAGCAGCTATATCCTAATTGCCTTAactgcaaagggttaagaagcttaaCCTGAGTTGATACCTGACCAGGGGAACCAATAGGGAGATGGTACCCTTTCAAATTGGAAAATCTGCTGGgcgtggggattttttttttgtctcccggctggagagaggggaaggcagcaagctgTAATCTTTAAGCCAGGCATGGGAACTCATCagcatcatacctagaaactccTCATTTGGAACCCCAGATATGTTAGTACAGGAAAAGTTAAGACAGATGCGATTAGGAACCTTTTTGGTTGTTTTGGTTTGTGGATTcccctgtgctaaccccaggtgcttttgttttgcttgtaacctttaagatgaACCCCAAGAAAATTATTTTTGGTGTTTAATCCCTAAagcctgagttttcagatgtgTTTCtacctttttaaataaaatttaccttttctttttctttttttaaaaaagaatccttTGATTCTAAAGTCTTTAGACAAGGGGTTGGTCTGTGCTCCCACTGATAAGGCAACTGGTTGGtattttattctcaagcctccccaggaaagggggtgaagaggcttggggggatattttggagggatagggattccaagtgacccttccctgaataTTTGTGAAAATCACTTGGTGATGGCAGCAATATCTGTACAAGGCAGAAGACTGTGCCTTGGAagagttttaacctaagctggtagaagaTAAGCTTAGGGGGGTCTTTCATGAgtgcccccatatctgtaccccagagttcagatttGGGGGGGGTATATCTTGACAGTCATAACCAGATCTTTTAATGAAATAACGGAGAGAATCTATTATCGACAAATGCATGCAAGAGAGGTCAGAGCCTGGGAGGAAATGCACATtttagtttgttttctttttccaaaACTAAAGATTTCCTGGGAATTAATGAAATAAGAGGTTAGTACAGAACTCTGAGATTTGCACCATAAGCTTTTCTTATCCCTGTCCATCTCCCAGCATAAACCTAACACACTACTGAACCAGATGCAAGTGCCTTTGTTACGCAGTGGACTAAGAGTGTAAAGAATACTGTCCAGCTGATCAAATGAAATGTTGATCTTTTAACTTCAGGTTCCCACAGAGGTGTTTTGATTTACATTTAAAGACAGACGTAATTTTGCTTGAAAAGGGGGTATTTATTGTGGCTTAGCAACTattctttaaataaaatatctATTACATCATTCAACTTCAAATAGGATTTAATTTTCTCTTTAGAATGAATGTTGAGTCCATAGAGGGACTATATTCATATCTCTGACATGACAGGCGTAATATAATGAAACAATCCTAGttttccaaaagaaaagaaaagaaatccagACCTTTCAATGCAATATTAGAGCTAGTGGAATCTGCTGCTTGTCAGTCAGTTCTCTGAAccacaaaaaaaagttttaaaatggaaaatatcaGCCATAACCCAGTTTATTAATAGATAATATATACACTATTTAAAAGCGGTCCCTATGTGGATGAGCTAGGTTCTATATGTCTGGTCTTTACGCCAGTGAAAAAGCAGCATGTCACTAATGTCCCACTGGGCAACAATCAATATATTGTGCCAATATCTGGCTAATAAACGATTGACTAATAGACACTTGGTGATTGCAGAAGGCAAGTCTTTAGaagcaaaaaacattgtcacaggatCAACACCTGCTGGACCATGAAATAAAGCCTGCCTCAGCATAACTTCGTGTATGGATTCCTCAAAGGGAGTCCACCTTCTCATAGGCCTGTTCAAGGAGGGTCAACATGTTCTTCATCTCAGCTGAGTGCTGGATAGTGCTTAGGTCCTTCAGAATACCTTTCTGGTCTTGGATTTTCAGAATCTCCTCCTGCAGACGGAAGAAAAATGGAGAATGGGTGATAGAAATACAAGACATATCCATTTCACTTAAGGCATGTTTACAGGGAGCAACACTGCACACTATGGGAGTGCGTTTCAGACATTACCCCACCGCTCCCAGTGCGCATTGCTGCTATTTGTAGACAAGCCATTAAGAGTCCAGGAGAAATTCCATCCAATAAGACTATTTccagtgcagtcccagctgtCAACAAGGTGACATGAGGATAGTGATCATTAATACTTGGATGGAAATATCTCACAAGGGACCATTTAATAAACTTCTCTCTGCTATCAGGGATAGGCAGACAGTTCTTATTCAGAGTATTTTACAGACTGTTCAAACACAAACACATTGCTCTGCCCAGGAGAGGGGAAATGCAGACAGTTCCTGCTAGAAAGGGCAATGTGGTTTCGGTTGTCTCCTCCTAATTGTCTGGAAGGTCTCTGAAAACATGGTGCCCTGTCCCTGCTCACCTGTAGAATGGGTGCCGTCAGGCTGTGCTTTGGGAGTTCTGGAAGACTGAGGACCCCTGTCCCATTTTTCTGGAACAGCTAGAGAAGCAAGAAAAATGAAATGTGATCACAGGTGCAAACAGATTATTTACGGCCACCATCCTCCTAATTTCTTAGTCCTGAAAAACAGAAATCCTGATGTTTAGAAATCCTTGAAAATGCACACACCTAATGCCAGGTGTGTCTCTCCTACAGAAGGCCCTCTGCTGAGAGATCATGTACTGGTTGGTTCCAGAAATATGCCCTCCTGGGATCAATGCAGCAAATCTTGTTATAAGATACCTTCTTAGCCTTGTCCTCAGCTTCCTCCAACCGGTTCCTGAGAGTCTGGATTTTGTCCTGCAGGCTCTGAATATTCTCGTCTGTGTTCTCAGCAGTCTGCACAGCTGTGGTTATTTCTTCCTGGGTTAAAATGAAAAGAAcagaataaatacattttaaaatggtttataTGCAAAACATTGTGGTAGAGTCCCACCCAAACTGTTCCATCTTTAACTTTCCTGACAAACACAGATGCTCAAGAAAGAACCAAAGAACAAGAAATCAATAGAATTAAAGGACTGAAGTCTCGTCTATCACCTGACAGCATTTGTATGAAGAAATAAACAGCTCTATTATGACATGGCCATTGATCTCTGTCTATGAACAAGAAGCTTGGTGTAGTGAGGCCGTGTGGCTCCCCGCCACCCCGGAGAGGGACGAACCCTTCCGGACACCGGAGTGGGTGGAGCTAGGGAGTTCTAAGcctgcccctcagagggtcaggcggcgccCTGGAAGTGCAAAGGCTCGACTTCAGAACTCACTGGAGAGACAGCCACCGGGGAGGCCAGCTGCCTCCAGCCTGGCCCGTGACTGGGACGCCCCTGCGGTCCTAGGTGCACCCAAAGACTGGCCTGACCTGCCCcacgcccgctacccggaggagttgccggatcTGCCTCTCGCCAACTACcccgaggaacccatggtgctgGACCCCCAGAGGACACCACCGTGACCCAGGTACCACTGGGGGTAGGGGAGGCTGGAAGTAGCCCAGGAGCAGCTGAGCCTAGTCTGGCTGcaacactgccagagcccatgtcagtgtgttgcggccaggatccccattGACAAAGCACTGGGTcgtctgctgctgctagggccccgggctgggacccagtggagtgggagggcctgcgtccccccgcCACCCAACTCGCGGGTGgccgtctccccctctcccaggtccCTTGGAGGCCTGGGCTCATTGCTACTGTTTGCATTGCTActactcagccctgcctgaggccctgacacattgttgccccaccctgacccagAGCCTGGGCTTATGGCTACTGTTTGCATTGCTattactcagcccctgcctgagcgcCAGACTCATTGTTGCCCCATCCTGACCCAAGGCTTGGGCTTGTTGCTACTGTTTTTGTTACTActattgctcagcccctgcctgagggcctgagcgcTGACTcactgttgccctgccctgacccagggcctggatGTATTGTGCTTATTTCAGTTGCCGCAAGGGCCACCGAAGGAGACTCCCGCGGCCAGACTAATTCCCCCCAGGACATCAACAGTGtctagtgaggcggtgtggctccctgctgccccagcgagGGACGAGCCCCAGCTAACCTCTTTACACTTGGATTcagttcaagcatggaattaagACTCCAGTCCCAccttctcccagccccacagctgctCTTCTGTTAGAAACAGCTTGACTGGATGAGCCAAATAAACTCCTGTTAAAATACCATGATGAAAGCATCTACGTGAACTCTTCCAGGGGAACCAGAGAGGAAGACAAATGCTCTGAGAAGttgaaaatgatattttaaataatatttgtgTAATAGAATGTCAGGTTCTACGCAGAGATGTTGAGTTCTTTTGCTGACTCAATGACAGACAGACCAGGTGGCTCCTATTATCTCCAATTCAGAAGGAGGTTATTTCTGCCTCAGAAAGAAACTCAAAGGGGGAAAATCTTTCTGAACAGCCAGCTCCGGGTTATGTTTTGATGTTGCCACTTAAGTAAACCATAAGAACAAAACCCTGGAAAGGGGAAGTTTGAAGCAGATGAAGTGTGAGAGGCACAGGCACGGACTGGCACCTACTTACATTGTAATTTTTCTTCACTGTCCATTCTCTTGTCTTTGTCCTTCCCAGAACATGTCCTAGTGGATTTCTTCCACAAAATAAGAAAGGATGCCTCTTGTTCCCTGCTACCCGCAGGCAGGAACAGCGGAGGCAGAAATCCAATAGCAACAAGACTTGTGGATAACAAAATATTGTTTCAGCATCTTCAGTACTTCCTTGTCTGCCAGCAAGTTTGGTGGGATTTTGATTTAAAACTGAACACAATGATTCTTCATGATAGGTGACCTTAGACAGCACTTCCTGACTAACTTTCCAtcaagcacagagccctgcctccTTCCTGCTCTGTGGCAGATGGGCTAAAGGTAGTGATTTGCTTATCTGTGGAAGTGTCCCATTAGATACAGATTGTTCCCTAGAGCATTAGAATATGAAATGATAATTCACAGCCATTTTACGACTTCGTCTAAGAAACAAAGAGGAAGCAGGGGCAGATTTTAAGGTCACCACTTTAAGAGTCATAGTGGTCACTGGTGCCATCTTACTCACCACCACTATGGAGTTTCACGGGGAGAGGGGCAACACTATACAACAcacagtggcgtagccaggttctaacatgaGGGGGAGCGAACACATTAAAAAAGGCACCACCTGACATatcaaattacacctctacctcgatataacgcgacccgatataacacgaattcggatataacaggACAAAGCAGTTGCCCGGTGGGCTGTGCATGCACCCGGTGGGACAGCCCCTCTCATCTCTCCTGAGGGGGCTGCTCTCCAATCTGTGCTCCCTGGAAGCAGGCAGCACACAGGAGCGGGCGGGGGAGGCACAGTCCCCTGCATAAGAGAGACAATCGGacagaggtgggcagggtctGTTGGGGGTTCGtatggggcagagggggtggggggctgcactgggagaCTCTCCAATGCAGCACCTACCCACGCTGGCTCTGTGCATCATGAGGCActcgggaaaaggaggcagcaagagagagaggccgaggaggaggtgcccttcccctcccagctgggtctgtGAGTCCCTGATCTCGCAGTCTCAGTGCTGCAGGCACCCAGCCCCCATGTACTGGGCTGCAGTGCAAGCTAGAGGGGCTGATACAGAGAAGTCAGGACCAGTCAGAGCACTTCCCATGTCATCATGAAAACTCACTCCtggaaagctgggtgaggtaatattgggggaggagggagggggaaataatATATATCaaggtgggtgtggtaatatcttttattggaccagcttctgttggtgagagagacaagcttttgagctttcacagaactcttcttcaggaagaAGAAAGAACTCCATGAAATCTCCAaagcttccctctctctctctcaccaacaaaagttgctccaataaaagatattaccacacccaccttGTGGCTCTGATTTCCTGGGAACAACAGGGCTACACCAACCCAGCCTACAAAAATGCAAGATTCACATGAACAGCACAGAGTGACACCATCACACCAGGACACTATTTTCATGATTCATCTTAGCATAATGTCATCACATCAAGGAAGTAGCACTATCAGCACAATGAGATAAATATAGCCACGTGTGCATGCCAAAAATTCAGTGTAAGCACACTGGGATCCACACAGCAGGATAGTAATGTCAGTTTAGCTCTCAGTCTCTGAGTCCATCCCCACTAAACTAAGTCCAAAgtttcagctaaacacaagggcacCTGCAAATAGTTGTACTAACAGCAGGATCTACACTGGCACAACAGGAGGAGTTGCATGTCAGGACACTAATTCCAAATCCCAATGCAAGGCAATATAGGATCCAGGCACCAGGTCCTTAGAACCAGAATTTGTCCTCACAAGAGAGTGGGATGAAATTAGAGAAGTTACAGAAGGCAACTCCCAAGAAACAAGGCATTGACCAAATGGCCGGGTGGATGTTAAAcaaccatcaccagccattgtgtgCAGCAGGTGAATGACAATTAGTAACTTAATGACCACCACCACCAGAGAATTACTCAACTctgggactcagcaatgcctctccctcctcccaacaTGATCACAAGCCCTTCCCTTAGGGGAAACCTGAATTGTCTCCTGATAGGAGAGGGAAAATCAGGctacctctccctgccccccaacatggTGCCTGGACTCGTGTTTGCCAGAGCACATGGACTAAACTTAACACATACTACAACAGCAGATAGTTCGTTCcagccttcccttgggagacaattccatccacacccccaaggCAGAGATTGTACTGCTATGAAGATTTCCACTGATAGTCTCAGTTTTCCTCTCCTACCCACCCATCCctatcccttccccactgcctcttcccttccacccctcaccccctaagaGGCAGTCACCCAGAtgccagggagggggaaccaAACACACTACATGGCCACTGTCTCTGAGAGGCGGGCATctctgcctgggcagggagggCAAGCAGGGACACCACACCCCACAGGagaccaggagatgcgcctcccATCCCACCAATGCCTGTCTTGGTCCAGCTGCCCAGGTGCAGGGGATGTTTTTGGAGATACCTctggctgagccccctgccccccaccatgcAGAGGGCCATCCCACCAGCAGCCAGGTGCTGGCTCTCACAGCCACCTGGAGGGTTTCCAGTCCCCCCTCCAAGCCACCCTCACCACAAGAAAGACCCCCTTTAAAATACACTTACCAGTTGCTACTACTGGCTGCCTTTAGTTGGGTGAGAGGTTAGGAGCTGCTGTTGCAGAGCCCGAGAAAGCACACCTGCCACAGTGCCACAAGAAGCAGgtaggaggaggagatggggtctctcagctgctcagccccttgctccaggagCAGTTCTCCTCACTGATTGGCTGGTGGCCAAAAACTAGCTAAACAGCGAGCACTTGCACTTCCCTAGCTAGCTACCCTACTGCccctgctgaacagctgataGCTCATGGGCCCCCACAGGCCCCATAAACAGTTGACTGGTGGGTGGGTGCCCCTGCCCCCTACAGGGGCATACCCCAACCGacccccttcttccccaaggccccagcctctcctcctccccagagagcacagcttgctggagctcagttctttccccctcccctcactgattggctgtctgtctccctcctgctgggagacagctAATCACCAAGGCAGGGAGGGCGCAGGGTTTATGCAGCACACTAGGAGAAGCCAGCAAAGcctgcctgcaggagcccagcttgctggagctcagttcttcccctcccctccctgccatgggatcagctgtctccctcctgctgggagatACAGTTGATCAGCAGGGGCAGGGTATGCAGCAAGCTGGGGGAAGCAGGCCAAGCTTCAGAGCGGAGTGTGGGCCCCACCCCTGGCGCCATGGTAACCCCGCCTAAAGTGCGGCTTTTTTAAATGTGCTGAAGGGAAGCAgttgcttcccctgcaccccactagctacgctactgctttgcaagtactgaagttaggctgaccggtctataattccccggattgtctttgttcccctttgtacTGTGATGcacatcagaattttttttttaatgaagtgcCTGATAAAAGAGGTGAATAAGACCAGGACTGAGTGAACCTGGACTGAATTTCTTCCTCATCCCAGGAGACCGTAGTCTCTCCAGTGCACAATTGGGATCCTAGTGTGAAGTGAAGCTCAGGAATGAGAGAACATGAACTCCTGAAGTTCCCCTCCCATCCCTTCCATTGAAAGGTTAGAATCTACTGGGGAGCAGAACAAGGATTTATATTCTTTATTCCTATCCCATAGCCCCTTTGCCCCCATGTCTCCCTTACCTGCAGTAGGGCCATAGCCTCTTCATTGGATGAGAGATTCTGTTTCTCTGCCACCTTAAGACTCAGCACATTTTTCAGGTTGCTTAGCTTCCCAATAGGCACCTTCAGGGTCTTGTAATGTCTTAGAAGccttgattttatttaaaaaaaacaaacaaacagcattaCCTGTTTGTTCCTGAAAAAACAAGGTGACCCACTAAAGACCTGCATAGGGAG from Mauremys mutica isolate MM-2020 ecotype Southern chromosome 3, ASM2049712v1, whole genome shotgun sequence harbors:
- the CENPQ gene encoding centromere protein Q, yielding MKHHHAHPPKAWKSVREGAAQKKSKSQQHPEPSSKKADGGQKLGQEKEVTQPAKKREKRQREQSPEGSWSTKKVKLAPGKTAAWQPLPDTSINHLGGMMDSVILSILSKSVQEKDDIQKHLNLLKERLLRHYKTLKVPIGKLSNLKNVLSLKVAEKQNLSSNEEAMALLQEEITTAVQTAENTDENIQSLQDKIQTLRNRLEEAEDKAKKLFQKNGTGVLSLPELPKHSLTAPILQEEILKIQDQKGILKDLSTIQHSAEMKNMLTLLEQAYEKVDSL